One stretch of Chryseobacterium fluminis DNA includes these proteins:
- a CDS encoding alpha-amylase family glycosyl hydrolase produces MKRLILSAVIGLGLVSCTTQNTKKMTELPKDWKHTTNIYEVNVRQYTKEGTFRAFEKEMPRLKSMGVRTLWFMPVTPIAQENKKGSLGSPYAASDYTSINPEFGTLDDFKHMVNEAHRLGFKVIIDWVANHTGWDHVWTKTHPEFYLKDEDGSFHRASGMDDIIELDYKNQKMRLAMIDAMKYWVQETNIDGFRCDLASWVEVDFWQQARPEVEKIKPLFWLGEFDELESPEYGKVFDASYSWKWMHKSADYYKKNEPLQGLTDLLRQYSAIGDGSMRAWFTTNHDENSWNGTEYEKYAVITKPMAVFSATWNGVPLLYSGQELPNMKRLEFFEKDAIQWKNTYQMADFYKTLLNLKASNPALRGGDPAVTTYLLNTTAADKILAYLRKNGKDEVLVVLNMSKEPVDFKINDEHLSGSFRNVFDRTKRDFNESKDFYFKVSDFVVFEK; encoded by the coding sequence ATGAAGAGATTAATTTTATCAGCTGTAATCGGTCTGGGACTTGTTTCCTGTACCACTCAAAATACCAAAAAGATGACGGAATTGCCTAAAGACTGGAAGCACACCACCAATATTTATGAAGTAAACGTAAGACAATATACAAAAGAAGGAACCTTCAGAGCATTTGAAAAAGAAATGCCGAGACTGAAATCAATGGGAGTCCGGACACTTTGGTTTATGCCGGTTACTCCGATTGCACAGGAAAATAAAAAGGGAAGCCTGGGAAGTCCTTACGCCGCTTCAGACTATACGTCGATCAATCCGGAATTCGGAACGCTGGATGATTTTAAACATATGGTAAATGAAGCTCACAGATTAGGATTTAAGGTCATCATCGACTGGGTGGCCAATCATACGGGCTGGGACCACGTATGGACGAAGACGCATCCCGAATTTTATTTAAAAGATGAAGATGGGAGTTTTCACCGTGCTTCCGGAATGGATGACATTATAGAGCTGGATTATAAAAACCAGAAGATGCGCCTCGCCATGATTGATGCCATGAAATATTGGGTTCAGGAAACCAATATAGACGGATTCAGATGTGATCTCGCTTCCTGGGTGGAGGTGGATTTCTGGCAGCAGGCCCGTCCCGAAGTAGAAAAAATAAAACCTCTGTTCTGGCTGGGCGAATTTGATGAGCTGGAAAGCCCTGAATACGGAAAAGTTTTCGACGCTAGCTATTCCTGGAAGTGGATGCATAAATCGGCAGACTACTATAAAAAGAATGAACCGCTTCAGGGTCTGACAGATCTTTTAAGACAGTATTCAGCCATCGGAGATGGTTCGATGAGAGCCTGGTTTACAACCAATCATGACGAAAATTCCTGGAACGGTACGGAGTATGAAAAGTATGCAGTGATTACCAAACCCATGGCGGTGTTTTCCGCTACCTGGAACGGAGTTCCCCTATTATATTCCGGTCAGGAGCTGCCCAACATGAAAAGACTGGAATTCTTCGAGAAAGATGCGATCCAGTGGAAAAATACGTACCAGATGGCCGACTTCTATAAAACATTATTAAATTTAAAAGCTTCAAATCCTGCGCTGAGAGGAGGTGATCCTGCTGTGACGACGTATCTGTTAAATACCACCGCTGCTGATAAAATTCTCGCCTATCTCAGAAAAAATGGGAAAGATGAGGTTTTAGTCGTTTTAAATATGTCGAAAGAACCCGTAGACTTCAAAATCAACGATGAACATTTATCAGGAAGTTTCAGAAATGTATTT
- a CDS encoding IS1096 element passenger TnpR family protein — protein sequence MVYKIRVILDAKEDIFRDIEVKGKQTLWNLHLGIKSAFSLQGEELSTFNLLEEDGTIVKGVPLEDMSDDGDGEIMSDVYIDEAFENAGDKAQFQYGLLDLWEFFCELVEVIEETKGVNYPITVYRFGNVPLKAPSKSGNAGGSKKKSAMPLMDDDFSFDDDLGGNTNFSDEDDDSFDDDEDDDYNDDVFDDEDDNDDDR from the coding sequence ATGGTTTATAAAATCCGCGTAATATTAGATGCAAAAGAAGATATTTTCCGTGATATCGAGGTAAAAGGAAAACAAACGCTATGGAACTTACACTTAGGAATTAAAAGTGCGTTCAGTCTTCAGGGAGAGGAACTTTCCACTTTTAATTTATTGGAAGAAGATGGAACAATTGTAAAAGGGGTTCCGTTGGAAGACATGAGTGATGACGGAGATGGCGAGATTATGTCGGATGTATATATTGACGAGGCATTTGAAAATGCCGGCGATAAAGCTCAGTTTCAATATGGACTTCTTGATCTTTGGGAATTTTTCTGCGAGCTTGTGGAGGTTATTGAAGAAACGAAGGGTGTAAATTATCCGATTACGGTATACCGGTTCGGAAACGTACCTCTTAAAGCGCCCAGCAAAAGCGGAAATGCTGGAGGATCTAAGAAAAAATCGGCAATGCCTTTAATGGATGATGATTTTAGTTTCGATGATGATTTGGGAGGGAATACCAATTTCTCAGATGAGGACGATGACAGTTTCGATGACGACGAAGACGATGACTACAATGATGATGTTTTCGATGATGAAGATGATAATGATGACGACAGATAG
- a CDS encoding sensor histidine kinase, whose product MKFYRLTLVASCLLTLVMFLLVIIFDSLKDIYYSTPFFKIGLVICLVLIFIINYVVLELLFNYYGKKQVRGLSQLLPQEIVHDNDENITIKELGERFSDLNQQKVTEIDMMKEMESYRKEYIGNVSHELKTPLFSIQGYVETLRDGGVDNLTIRDKYLERIDKSVERLIAIVTDLDMINRLEAGEINLTVSKFDVNLLIKEIFDLLDLEAEKHNTTLQIQTLHPQIFVDADKQKVSQVFINLISNAIHYANRQEARVVVKTSILKNKVLIEVIDNGMGIKPESLPRIFERFYRVETSRSRREGGSGLGLAIVKHILEAHNENITVESVYLEGTKFSFMLEKSK is encoded by the coding sequence TTGAAATTTTACAGACTTACCCTCGTCGCCTCCTGTCTTTTGACGTTGGTGATGTTTCTTTTAGTGATCATTTTTGATTCGCTGAAGGATATCTATTACAGCACTCCATTCTTTAAAATAGGCTTAGTTATATGTCTTGTTCTTATTTTTATCATCAATTATGTAGTCCTGGAGCTGCTTTTCAATTATTATGGTAAAAAGCAGGTGCGGGGTCTCTCGCAGCTTCTGCCTCAGGAAATTGTTCATGATAATGACGAAAATATTACCATCAAAGAATTAGGAGAAAGATTTTCCGACCTCAACCAGCAGAAAGTCACGGAAATTGACATGATGAAGGAGATGGAAAGCTACCGTAAGGAGTACATCGGAAATGTTTCTCATGAGCTTAAGACCCCGCTGTTTTCGATTCAGGGATATGTTGAGACACTCAGAGACGGTGGAGTAGACAACCTTACGATCCGGGATAAATATTTAGAGAGAATTGATAAATCCGTAGAGCGCCTGATTGCCATTGTGACGGATCTGGATATGATCAACAGGCTTGAAGCCGGAGAAATTAATCTTACCGTATCAAAATTTGATGTCAATCTCCTGATTAAAGAAATTTTTGACCTTCTTGATCTTGAAGCAGAAAAACACAATACCACATTACAGATCCAGACCCTACATCCTCAGATCTTTGTGGATGCAGACAAACAGAAAGTATCGCAGGTTTTCATCAATCTGATTTCCAATGCCATTCATTATGCCAACAGGCAGGAAGCAAGAGTCGTCGTGAAAACCAGCATTCTCAAAAACAAGGTCCTTATTGAAGTGATCGATAACGGAATGGGTATCAAGCCGGAAAGTCTGCCAAGAATTTTCGAAAGATTTTACCGGGTGGAAACCAGCCGCAGCAGACGTGAAGGGGGCTCGGGACTGGGATTGGCTATTGTGAAACATATTCTTGAAGCTCATAATGAAAACATTACCGTAGAGAGTGTCTACCTTGAAGGAACAAAATTCAGTTTTATGCTTGAAAAAAGTAAATAA
- a CDS encoding response regulator transcription factor: protein MNQKKILLIDDELDILEILSYNLEKEGYDIHTATNGNEGIEKAKEIIPDLILLDVMMPEKDGIETCQELRKIKELQKSLIVFLSARSEEFSQLAGFQAGANDYIVKLIKPKILISKVNALLQLTSQVSDNAKLIEIGDLVIDKDNFRVSKSGQQFLLPKKEFDLLYLLASNTEKVFKREEILEKVWGNDVIVGERTIDVHIRRLREKLGINTIQTLKGIGYKLIV, encoded by the coding sequence ATGAACCAAAAGAAAATCCTCTTAATAGACGATGAACTGGATATTTTAGAGATTCTGTCTTACAACTTAGAAAAAGAAGGCTACGATATCCATACAGCCACAAACGGTAACGAAGGTATCGAAAAAGCTAAAGAAATCATTCCCGATCTCATCCTGTTAGATGTCATGATGCCCGAAAAAGACGGGATCGAAACCTGCCAGGAACTCCGAAAGATCAAAGAGCTGCAAAAATCATTAATCGTGTTCCTTTCTGCAAGAAGTGAAGAGTTTTCTCAGTTAGCCGGTTTTCAGGCAGGCGCCAATGACTATATTGTAAAGCTGATCAAACCGAAAATCCTTATTTCCAAAGTGAATGCACTCTTGCAGCTAACTTCCCAGGTTTCGGATAATGCTAAATTAATTGAAATCGGTGATTTGGTCATTGATAAAGATAACTTCAGGGTTTCTAAAAGCGGACAGCAGTTTCTGCTTCCGAAGAAAGAATTCGATCTGCTGTATCTTTTGGCTTCAAACACCGAAAAAGTTTTCAAGAGAGAAGAAATTCTGGAAAAAGTCTGGGGCAATGATGTGATCGTGGGCGAAAGAACGATTGATGTGCATATCAGGAGATTAAGAGAAAAGCTTGGTATCAATACCATTCAGACCTTAAAGGGAATTGGGTATAAACTTATTGTTTAA
- a CDS encoding TonB-dependent receptor plug domain-containing protein, which yields MKIYKLSVAVLFLSGSVAYAQQTEQDTITKEKRIEGVVIQGNSSKKTETAVLGEQKKAIIQKQAVSAEEISRKGISNVEQGLTKVTGITTVEGRGLFVRGLEERYNYLLINGLGSPSNNPFQKIIALKQFPTDVVGKLNIYKTFNSNLYGDFAGATFDIETLTIDKPFTKVEFSVGVNTLSTFRDNFKVSEGADGMEGYLGLNSKDRRLPDEIRNSRPSNYKFTSDESLNSFKDSWNVDNVKSMPNTSIGFTTAQKVKLGTGNLGILFSLNQGTKFEYKEGDNNQFRSQGENSFIDNMNFLSRKQYNYETESSALLGFGYKNKGTAINLNAFYLQNTNNIIEDNFGYKDNLVQNKNSGFFRTNQLDVSRFLDLQLTASQKITDRHQIKAGASYVINNYSQPDRKIIDGNRTDPNTGEILPENMIQMRYGGNNLIRQYLDVDSRFYGSAFAEYQLSLGEKGDRKDYPIQIAVGYNGFSDFRKTSYRFLFGRTTNASLAPFVINVDTPQNTFDTSIKNGDLFYQEGSDISQFYSSFYQIINGGYANINFKPTDSWDVLVGARYENDMTLIRYSDQGADIKNNLEKNKDFFLPSLAIKKALNNKNNLRFAFSKTVTRPILIETMPIKYISPDNVNIVGNQNIQNSENYNFDLKWEYFPTSKEMFAVNLFAKRIDNAIERSLTASADATGSTITFFNAKKAELYGVELEGIIGLNRISESLRNFTLGANATIMHSNVERSQEQLNMEEPTWFKNTGETLHKRGLQGAAPYTINADLKYEIKNRNNLSQTFSLVYNVSGSKIYATGGTGTDNYYEKPFHQVDFVYQGQLTKNWNLKFAVQNILDSKYKIMLGEKSYLPLNLENGNNALVNYYRGITFNFTVGYTF from the coding sequence ATGAAAATTTATAAACTTAGCGTTGCAGTCTTATTTTTGTCCGGATCCGTAGCCTATGCTCAGCAAACAGAGCAGGATACCATTACGAAGGAGAAAAGAATTGAAGGCGTAGTAATCCAGGGAAACAGCAGTAAGAAAACCGAAACTGCCGTATTGGGAGAACAGAAGAAAGCGATTATTCAAAAGCAGGCTGTAAGTGCTGAAGAAATTTCCAGAAAAGGGATTTCCAACGTAGAACAAGGTCTTACCAAGGTAACCGGAATCACGACGGTAGAAGGAAGAGGGCTTTTCGTAAGAGGTCTGGAGGAAAGATACAACTACCTGTTGATTAACGGTCTGGGATCTCCTTCTAACAACCCTTTTCAGAAGATTATTGCCTTAAAGCAGTTTCCTACTGACGTTGTAGGTAAATTAAACATCTATAAAACATTCAACTCCAATCTTTACGGAGATTTTGCAGGAGCTACTTTCGATATCGAAACTTTAACGATTGACAAGCCTTTTACGAAGGTGGAGTTCAGTGTCGGAGTGAATACTTTAAGCACTTTCAGAGATAATTTTAAAGTTTCTGAGGGGGCAGATGGAATGGAAGGATATTTAGGATTGAATTCCAAAGACAGAAGGCTACCAGATGAGATCAGAAATTCAAGACCCAGTAATTACAAATTTACAAGTGATGAATCTTTAAATTCTTTTAAAGACTCTTGGAATGTAGATAATGTAAAATCAATGCCTAATACAAGTATTGGGTTTACAACTGCTCAGAAAGTGAAATTAGGCACTGGAAATTTAGGAATTTTATTTTCATTAAATCAAGGAACTAAATTCGAATATAAGGAGGGAGATAATAACCAATTTAGATCTCAGGGTGAAAATTCCTTCATAGACAATATGAATTTTCTTAGCCGTAAGCAGTACAATTATGAAACAGAATCTTCGGCTTTACTAGGATTTGGGTATAAAAATAAAGGGACGGCTATTAATCTAAATGCATTTTATCTACAGAATACCAATAACATTATCGAAGATAATTTCGGATATAAAGATAATCTAGTACAAAATAAAAATTCAGGTTTCTTTAGAACCAATCAATTGGATGTTTCAAGATTTTTAGATCTACAGTTAACTGCTTCTCAGAAAATCACTGATAGACATCAGATAAAAGCTGGAGCAAGTTATGTAATCAATAATTACAGCCAACCAGATAGAAAAATTATTGATGGTAACCGTACCGATCCAAACACTGGAGAAATATTACCTGAAAATATGATTCAGATGCGTTATGGTGGAAATAACCTTATTCGTCAGTATTTAGATGTAGATTCCAGATTCTACGGTTCTGCTTTTGCTGAATATCAATTGTCTTTAGGTGAAAAAGGAGATCGAAAAGATTATCCTATCCAAATTGCAGTAGGTTATAATGGATTCTCTGATTTCAGAAAAACTTCTTACAGATTTTTATTTGGACGTACCACAAATGCTTCTTTAGCACCATTTGTGATAAATGTTGATACACCACAAAATACATTCGATACATCGATAAAAAATGGAGATTTATTTTATCAGGAAGGTTCTGATATCTCCCAATTCTATTCAAGTTTCTATCAGATCATTAACGGAGGGTATGCTAATATCAATTTTAAACCTACTGATTCTTGGGATGTGTTAGTAGGAGCAAGATATGAAAATGATATGACTCTTATCCGTTATTCAGATCAAGGTGCTGACATAAAAAATAATCTTGAGAAAAATAAAGATTTTTTCTTACCATCATTAGCAATAAAAAAAGCTCTTAATAATAAAAATAATTTAAGATTTGCTTTCAGTAAGACTGTTACCCGCCCTATTCTTATCGAGACAATGCCTATTAAATATATTAGCCCTGATAATGTAAATATTGTAGGAAATCAAAATATTCAAAATAGTGAAAACTATAATTTTGACTTGAAATGGGAATACTTCCCAACTTCAAAAGAGATGTTTGCTGTTAATTTATTTGCAAAAAGAATTGATAATGCAATCGAACGTTCACTAACAGCATCTGCAGACGCGACAGGTTCTACAATTACATTCTTTAATGCAAAAAAAGCAGAATTATACGGAGTTGAACTAGAAGGAATTATAGGTTTAAACAGAATCTCGGAATCTCTTAGAAATTTCACATTAGGTGCTAATGCTACTATTATGCATTCTAACGTAGAAAGAAGTCAGGAGCAGTTAAATATGGAAGAACCTACATGGTTTAAAAATACTGGAGAAACATTACACAAAAGAGGTTTACAAGGCGCAGCTCCTTACACGATCAATGCTGATTTAAAATATGAAATTAAGAATCGTAATAACCTTTCTCAGACCTTCTCCCTCGTATACAATGTTTCAGGAAGCAAGATTTATGCAACAGGAGGAACGGGTACAGATAATTATTATGAAAAGCCTTTTCACCAAGTAGATTTCGTATATCAAGGTCAATTGACTAAAAACTGGAATCTAAAATTTGCAGTCCAGAATATCCTTGACAGTAAGTATAAAATAATGTTAGGTGAAAAAAGTTACCTCCCACTTAACCTAGAGAATGGTAACAATGCTCTTGTAAATTACTACAGAGGAATTACATTCAATTTCACTGTAGGTTATACATTCTAA
- a CDS encoding helix-turn-helix domain-containing protein, translated as MSVKDIVYDLGFYDHASFSKFFKIQTGMTPSQFKTN; from the coding sequence TTGTCTGTTAAAGATATTGTTTACGATCTGGGTTTTTACGACCATGCCAGTTTTTCAAAATTCTTTAAAATTCAGACGGGAATGACGCCGTCTCAATTTAAAACAAATTGA
- the hemL gene encoding glutamate-1-semialdehyde 2,1-aminomutase: protein MKYQRSSALFDEAYQYIPGGVNSPVRAFKSVGGVPVFMKSAKGAYLTDADDNTYIDYINSWGPAILGHTHPEVLEELKIQAEKGFSFGAPTELETEIAKFIVNHVPNIDQIRMVSSGTEACMSAIRLARGFTGKDKFIKFEGCYHGHSDSFLIKAGSGAATFGNPNSPGVTPGTAKDTLLARYNDFEQVQDLFRHNQGEIAAVIIEPVAGNMGCVIPENEFLQKLRKICDENGALLIFDEVMTGFRLAFGGAQELFNVKADLVTYGKVIGGGLPVGAFAGRNEIMDHLAPKGGVYQAGTLSGNPLAMRAGLKTLQLIKNDPDFFNRLAKTTETLDFEIGKILNEKGIPHKINRKGSMMSVFFHTNRVSNFDEAQEANHALFNNFFHQMLTNGVYLPPSGYETYFISDAIKDTEIDRTLEAVRKFEYAN, encoded by the coding sequence ATGAAATACCAAAGAAGTTCCGCTTTATTTGATGAAGCGTACCAATACATTCCCGGCGGGGTAAATTCTCCGGTCCGCGCATTCAAGTCTGTAGGAGGAGTGCCGGTTTTTATGAAATCTGCAAAAGGAGCGTACCTTACCGATGCCGATGACAACACCTATATCGATTATATCAATTCGTGGGGACCTGCCATTTTAGGACATACCCACCCTGAGGTGCTTGAAGAATTAAAAATACAGGCAGAAAAAGGTTTCTCTTTCGGTGCTCCGACAGAACTGGAAACTGAAATTGCAAAATTTATTGTAAACCATGTTCCGAATATCGACCAGATCAGGATGGTTTCTTCGGGAACTGAAGCGTGTATGAGTGCGATCCGACTGGCGAGGGGCTTTACGGGAAAAGATAAATTTATCAAGTTTGAAGGATGCTATCATGGCCACTCAGATTCATTTCTGATCAAAGCGGGAAGTGGTGCTGCCACCTTTGGGAATCCCAATTCTCCGGGAGTAACGCCCGGGACTGCAAAAGATACTTTACTGGCAAGGTACAATGATTTTGAACAGGTGCAGGATCTGTTCAGACACAATCAGGGTGAAATTGCCGCCGTTATTATCGAACCTGTTGCCGGAAACATGGGCTGCGTAATTCCTGAAAATGAATTTCTTCAGAAATTAAGAAAAATATGTGATGAAAATGGTGCCTTGCTTATTTTTGATGAGGTAATGACCGGCTTCAGGCTGGCTTTCGGAGGAGCCCAGGAGCTTTTCAATGTAAAAGCAGATTTGGTGACCTACGGAAAGGTAATCGGAGGCGGTCTTCCGGTAGGTGCTTTTGCAGGCAGAAATGAAATTATGGATCATTTGGCACCAAAAGGCGGCGTATATCAGGCCGGAACCTTAAGTGGAAATCCCCTGGCGATGCGGGCGGGACTAAAAACCCTCCAACTGATCAAAAATGACCCGGATTTTTTCAACCGACTTGCTAAGACCACGGAAACACTGGATTTTGAGATAGGGAAAATTTTGAATGAAAAAGGAATTCCGCATAAAATCAACAGAAAAGGATCGATGATGTCGGTCTTCTTTCATACCAACAGGGTTTCCAACTTTGATGAAGCTCAGGAAGCTAATCATGCCCTGTTCAATAACTTTTTCCACCAGATGCTCACGAACGGAGTTTATCTGCCGCCGAGCGGATACGAGACCTATTTCATCAGTGATGCAATAAAGGATACAGAAATTGACAGAACGCTTGAAGCCGTCAGGAAATTCGAATATGCCAATTAA
- a CDS encoding glucosaminidase domain-containing protein: MKRLFLLASLLVLSKFPAQSWATEDQYIQKFAKYAVEEMEKYKIPASITLAQGLLETGGGQSRLALEGKNHFGIKCKEDWTGKTMKHTDDAPNECFRVYEDPRQSYEDHSVFLSTRKYYTNLFSLDMKDYRGWAHGLKKAGYATNPRYASILIGKIEKYKLYEFDDTNSKEVLYAVLKMYPGLKDDRSFMAQLEPQKYVKKAKEPVTVVVPYKQTSFAQQQKRVERIKTKAEILNSILIKSHPNDGLKYIIIPEDTNVQFIAKKFKVSESKLTKWNELQGDFLKKNDIVFLESKNSEGNTATYKAEYGEDMHDIAQKFGIKLNKLYAKNRMDEGQKPSAGQLIYLIDKKPRN; encoded by the coding sequence ATGAAAAGACTTTTCTTACTTGCAAGCCTTTTAGTTTTATCAAAATTTCCGGCTCAGTCCTGGGCCACTGAAGACCAATACATCCAGAAATTTGCGAAGTATGCGGTAGAAGAAATGGAAAAATACAAAATTCCTGCTTCTATAACGCTTGCTCAGGGACTTTTGGAAACAGGCGGCGGACAGAGCCGGCTGGCTCTTGAAGGCAAAAATCATTTCGGGATAAAATGTAAAGAAGACTGGACGGGTAAAACAATGAAGCATACGGATGATGCTCCCAACGAGTGTTTCCGTGTATATGAAGATCCCAGACAGTCTTATGAAGATCATTCGGTTTTCCTGTCCACCAGAAAATATTATACCAATCTCTTCAGCCTGGATATGAAAGATTACAGAGGATGGGCCCACGGTTTGAAAAAAGCCGGATATGCAACGAATCCCAGATATGCTTCCATATTGATAGGTAAAATTGAAAAATATAAGCTGTACGAGTTTGACGATACCAATTCTAAAGAGGTTTTATATGCCGTACTGAAAATGTATCCGGGTCTGAAAGATGACCGGTCTTTTATGGCCCAGCTGGAACCTCAGAAATATGTGAAAAAGGCTAAAGAGCCCGTTACCGTAGTGGTTCCGTACAAGCAGACGTCTTTTGCACAGCAGCAGAAAAGGGTGGAAAGAATCAAAACAAAAGCTGAAATCCTTAATTCCATATTAATTAAAAGCCATCCCAATGACGGGTTGAAATATATCATTATCCCGGAAGATACGAATGTACAGTTTATCGCGAAAAAATTTAAAGTAAGCGAAAGCAAACTGACCAAATGGAATGAACTCCAGGGTGATTTTTTAAAGAAAAATGATATCGTATTCCTGGAATCAAAGAACTCTGAAGGAAATACAGCTACCTATAAAGCCGAGTATGGAGAAGATATGCACGATATCGCTCAGAAATTCGGAATTAAACTGAATAAATTATACGCCAAAAACAGAATGGATGAAGGACAGAAACCTTCTGCAGGACAGTTGATTTATTTAATTGATAAAAAACCCAGAAACTAA
- a CDS encoding 1-aminocyclopropane-1-carboxylate deaminase/D-cysteine desulfhydrase has translation MMLPFPTEKVPIQEIPVHKKIKLFMKREDLVHPQISGNKYWKLFFNINKYVEKKVEKPYIITFGGAFSNHISAVSAVGNSAKIPTLGIIRGEELREKWRDNPTLLFAKRNGMNLRFVTREEYRYKEKLTEFLQQEFPEALIIPEGGSNQDAVSGVKMMLNDETKDFDYLCTAVGTGGTVAGISEFCEENQTVIGFKAVNDESLEDKISELTLKRNFHLIDSGFGGYGKIKDENIRFINDFKENYGVPLEPIYTGKMMQKVFELINEDYFPEDSRILCFHTGGLQGIEGANLLLEKQNRNLII, from the coding sequence ATGATGTTGCCATTTCCTACAGAAAAAGTCCCTATTCAGGAAATCCCGGTTCATAAGAAAATAAAACTTTTCATGAAAAGGGAAGACCTTGTTCATCCTCAGATTTCGGGAAATAAATATTGGAAACTGTTTTTTAACATCAACAAGTATGTGGAAAAAAAAGTTGAAAAACCTTATATCATTACATTCGGAGGAGCTTTCTCCAATCACATCTCTGCCGTTTCTGCGGTAGGAAACTCAGCAAAAATTCCGACACTCGGAATCATAAGAGGTGAAGAGCTGAGGGAAAAATGGCGCGATAATCCAACATTGCTTTTTGCAAAAAGAAACGGAATGAATCTACGGTTTGTCACCCGGGAAGAATACCGTTACAAAGAAAAACTGACCGAATTTCTGCAGCAGGAATTTCCCGAAGCATTAATCATTCCGGAAGGCGGAAGCAACCAAGATGCCGTATCCGGCGTCAAAATGATGCTCAATGACGAAACAAAAGATTTTGATTATCTTTGCACCGCAGTCGGAACCGGAGGAACCGTTGCAGGAATTTCAGAATTTTGTGAAGAAAATCAGACTGTTATAGGGTTTAAAGCAGTAAACGATGAATCCCTGGAAGATAAGATCTCTGAATTAACTTTAAAAAGGAATTTTCATCTAATAGATTCTGGTTTTGGAGGTTATGGTAAAATAAAAGATGAAAATATTCGTTTTATCAATGACTTTAAAGAAAATTATGGCGTTCCTTTAGAACCTATTTATACGGGAAAAATGATGCAGAAAGTTTTTGAACTGATCAATGAAGATTATTTTCCTGAAGACAGCCGGATTTTGTGCTTTCACACTGGTGGATTACAGGGAATCGAGGGCGCAAATTTGCTCCTGGAAAAACAGAACAGAAATTTAATTATATAA
- a CDS encoding DUF5522 domain-containing protein, translating to MALFDIKEGEDFYYNEQGYKVFTEKFHLKRGHCCKSGCRHCPYGYDKKTDTFIKNDKKNK from the coding sequence ATGGCACTTTTTGACATCAAAGAAGGTGAAGACTTTTACTACAATGAGCAGGGATATAAGGTTTTTACAGAAAAATTTCATCTGAAGAGAGGACATTGCTGTAAGAGTGGCTGTAGACATTGTCCTTACGGATACGATAAAAAGACCGATACATTCATTAAAAACGATAAAAAAAATAAATAA
- a CDS encoding DUF4136 domain-containing protein has translation MKKYIFILLAVAGLGLTSCSPFQVRSDYAESANFPSYKTYKIRIDDLKLNDIDKDRVLNELSRQLQSKGLQSGENPDLIVNVKANHKKVTDINSSSPYGMYGWGGPFGWGVGMSRTWSSNYNEGAIIVDLVDAKSQKLVWQGIGSGISVDSPKAKQRQIPEIMAEIMKNYPPQRK, from the coding sequence ATGAAAAAATATATTTTTATTTTGTTAGCTGTGGCTGGTTTGGGTTTAACATCCTGCAGTCCTTTTCAGGTACGTTCCGATTATGCTGAATCAGCTAATTTCCCGTCTTATAAAACGTATAAAATTAGAATTGACGATCTTAAACTGAATGATATTGATAAAGACAGGGTTCTGAATGAACTGTCGAGACAGCTTCAAAGCAAGGGTTTACAGTCGGGAGAAAATCCTGATCTGATCGTTAATGTAAAAGCCAATCATAAGAAAGTGACAGACATCAACAGCAGTTCTCCATATGGAATGTATGGTTGGGGCGGTCCTTTCGGTTGGGGAGTCGGAATGAGCAGAACCTGGTCCAGCAATTATAATGAAGGAGCCATTATTGTGGATCTGGTGGACGCCAAGAGCCAGAAACTGGTTTGGCAGGGTATTGGAAGCGGAATTTCTGTAGATTCGCCAAAAGCCAAACAAAGACAGATTCCTGAAATCATGGCGGAGATCATGAAAAACTATCCTCCACAGAGAAAGTAA